One Mycobacterium kubicae genomic window carries:
- a CDS encoding dihydrodipicolinate reductase, with protein MTGNAVADKKYRVIQWGIGNVGTIALRHFAHNPAYEVVGVLCNRPEKVGKDAGELAGVAPIGVLATNDKAAIEALDADCVFYAPLWSDPDEVCRLLRGGKNVVASGGAWWYRTEHSRADIDKIDAACHEGGTSFHAGGVNPGFAGDLLVLTLARIVSRIDTIQIYEVVNFGKDTLKYLHEMGMGSDPEEFLAGPNLLGNAWPLFAQSMAMVVDGLGKTVDKYTTDVELGTAIRDIPFEGGPTSDMPGFKGVISKGTVASQHHKWTTWVDGKPFITFHEMYTMDSYDAIEPQPDWGGHYHYRIVIEGDEPTELILQAPPDPDGNYKKPGYTWTAMGPANAIPAVCDAPPGFLTHKELGLVSLRGVVRQ; from the coding sequence ATGACTGGCAATGCCGTAGCCGACAAGAAGTACCGCGTTATCCAGTGGGGCATCGGCAATGTCGGAACGATTGCCCTGCGTCATTTCGCCCACAATCCCGCCTACGAGGTGGTCGGCGTCCTTTGTAATCGTCCGGAGAAGGTGGGCAAGGATGCCGGTGAACTGGCCGGGGTTGCGCCGATCGGTGTCCTGGCCACCAACGACAAGGCGGCCATCGAGGCACTCGACGCCGATTGTGTGTTCTACGCACCACTTTGGTCTGACCCTGATGAGGTCTGTCGTCTGCTGCGCGGCGGCAAGAACGTCGTCGCGTCGGGTGGCGCCTGGTGGTATCGGACCGAACACAGCAGAGCCGACATCGACAAGATCGACGCCGCCTGCCATGAGGGCGGTACCTCGTTTCACGCCGGCGGTGTCAATCCCGGGTTCGCCGGTGACCTGCTGGTGCTGACCCTGGCGCGCATCGTCAGCCGGATCGACACCATCCAGATATACGAGGTGGTGAACTTCGGCAAGGACACCTTGAAGTATCTGCACGAGATGGGAATGGGAAGTGACCCAGAAGAATTCCTGGCCGGTCCGAACCTGCTCGGTAACGCCTGGCCCCTGTTCGCGCAGTCGATGGCCATGGTGGTCGACGGGCTGGGCAAGACTGTCGACAAGTACACCACGGACGTCGAGTTGGGCACAGCCATCCGTGACATTCCGTTCGAAGGCGGGCCCACCAGCGACATGCCCGGGTTCAAAGGTGTGATCAGCAAGGGCACCGTCGCCTCGCAGCATCACAAGTGGACGACGTGGGTGGACGGCAAACCTTTCATAACCTTCCACGAGATGTACACCATGGACTCTTACGATGCGATTGAGCCGCAACCGGATTGGGGCGGGCACTATCACTATCGGATCGTGATCGAGGGCGACGAACCCACCGAACTGATCTTGCAAGCGCCGCCCGATCCAGACGGCAATTACAAGAAGCCCGGCTACACCTGGACCGCTATGGGTCCCGCCAACGCCATTCCCGCCGTTTGCGACGCACCACCGGGTTTCCTCACTCACAAGGAGTTGGGGCTGGTCTCCCTGCGCGGCGTCGTACGCCAATAA
- a CDS encoding ArgK/MeaB family GTPase: protein MTIADLIAGARNGSQRAAGRLLSLVEGERRDEVLAVIGADGVMAARVLGITGPPGAGKSTTVAALVGAYRERACRVAVLAVDPSSPFSGGAILGDRIRMTAHINDPDVLIRSVASRGHLGGLAAAVPAAIRLLGAIGYDLVLLETVGVGQSEIEIAAVADPTIVILNPGAGDAVQAAKAGLLEVADIVAVNKADRDGAEQTVRDLRAETAAPIVSLIAARGEGVTELVAAVDAHHRTDNRARRLARARAQILSLAHTQLRARTDLDRLAEAVVDGQENPYTAAERLLSPPSGD, encoded by the coding sequence ATGACCATCGCCGACCTCATTGCCGGCGCGCGCAACGGGTCGCAGCGGGCAGCGGGTCGGCTGCTCAGCCTGGTCGAAGGCGAGCGCCGCGACGAGGTGCTGGCCGTCATCGGTGCCGATGGGGTTATGGCGGCACGCGTGCTTGGGATCACCGGACCGCCGGGTGCCGGCAAGTCGACGACGGTCGCCGCGTTGGTCGGCGCCTACCGGGAGCGGGCATGCCGGGTGGCGGTGCTGGCGGTGGATCCCTCGTCGCCGTTCAGCGGCGGCGCGATCCTCGGTGACCGCATCCGAATGACCGCCCACATCAACGACCCCGACGTGTTGATCCGGTCGGTGGCCAGCCGTGGACATCTCGGCGGGCTCGCCGCTGCGGTGCCGGCGGCAATCCGACTTCTCGGCGCCATCGGATACGACTTGGTCCTGCTGGAAACCGTCGGCGTCGGACAATCCGAAATCGAGATCGCCGCGGTGGCAGACCCGACAATCGTCATCCTGAACCCCGGTGCCGGTGATGCCGTGCAGGCCGCCAAGGCAGGGTTGCTGGAAGTCGCCGACATCGTTGCGGTCAACAAGGCCGACCGCGACGGTGCCGAACAGACGGTGCGGGACTTGCGCGCCGAGACCGCGGCTCCGATCGTCAGCCTGATCGCCGCGCGCGGCGAGGGTGTGACCGAGTTGGTCGCCGCCGTAGACGCGCATCACCGCACCGACAACCGCGCCCGCCGGCTCGCCCGCGCCCGGGCGCAGATCCTGTCGCTGGCCCACACCCAGCTACGTGCCCGCACCGACCTGGATCGGTTGGCCGAGGCGGTGGTAGACGGCCAGGAGAACCCCTATACGGCCGCCGAGCGGCTGCTGTCCCCTCCGTCGGGGGATTGA
- a CDS encoding acyl-CoA dehydrogenase family protein, translating to MDFRDSPPEAAFRERLRSWLSLHANEFTGSGDDYWARQAHWHQALHREGFFGLSWPREYGGQELPPVYDVIVDEELARAGAPPRPSVGYLVYGIGRHASDELRQRFLPGIIDGSERWCQGFSEPGAGSDLASLTTTATRDGDHYVVHGHKIWTSYSDVADWCLLLARTDPHAKRHRGLSAFIIAMKQPGVQQHPLRMINGVTNEFGQVFFDGATVPADRMVGAPGDGWAVAMTVVGHEREPSTLGYAARYTKLVRNLLQRNGTEADEDVAWAAIQAEMLTHHVRRRLSEQLDGVSHGPEGSLDKLLMTWVEQSVGHAALGVGGTRDPELLNAYLYSRAQSVMGGTSQIQKNIIASRILGLGV from the coding sequence TTGGACTTTCGTGATTCGCCACCGGAGGCCGCCTTCCGGGAACGGTTGCGATCGTGGCTTTCCCTGCACGCCAACGAATTCACCGGATCGGGTGACGACTACTGGGCGCGGCAGGCGCACTGGCACCAGGCGCTGCACCGGGAAGGCTTCTTCGGGCTGTCCTGGCCCCGTGAATACGGCGGTCAGGAACTGCCGCCGGTGTACGACGTCATCGTCGACGAAGAGTTGGCCCGGGCCGGGGCGCCGCCGCGGCCCAGCGTCGGCTACCTGGTGTACGGAATCGGCAGGCACGCCAGTGACGAACTGCGACAGCGGTTTCTGCCCGGCATCATCGACGGCAGCGAACGCTGGTGCCAAGGCTTCAGCGAGCCCGGTGCCGGCTCGGATCTGGCGTCGCTGACCACCACCGCCACCCGCGACGGTGACCACTACGTGGTGCACGGGCACAAGATCTGGACCAGCTACTCCGATGTCGCCGACTGGTGTCTGCTGCTGGCCCGCACCGATCCGCACGCCAAGCGGCACCGCGGGCTGTCCGCGTTCATCATCGCCATGAAACAACCGGGGGTGCAGCAGCATCCGCTGCGCATGATCAACGGTGTCACCAATGAATTCGGCCAGGTCTTCTTCGACGGCGCCACGGTCCCCGCAGACCGGATGGTCGGCGCACCGGGTGACGGCTGGGCGGTGGCCATGACCGTCGTCGGGCACGAACGTGAGCCGTCCACCCTCGGTTATGCGGCCCGCTACACCAAGCTGGTACGAAATCTGTTGCAGCGCAATGGCACAGAGGCAGACGAAGACGTCGCGTGGGCGGCAATACAGGCCGAGATGCTCACTCATCACGTGCGGCGGCGGTTGTCCGAACAACTCGACGGCGTCTCGCACGGGCCAGAAGGCTCACTGGACAAGCTGTTGATGACCTGGGTCGAGCAGTCTGTCGGGCATGCGGCGCTGGGTGTCGGCGGTACCCGCGATCCCGAACTCCTCAATGCCTACCTGTACAGCCGCGCGCAGAGCGTGATGGGCGGAACCTCGCAGATACAGAAGAACATCATCGCTTCGCGGATCTTGGGATTGGGAGTCTGA
- a CDS encoding enoyl-CoA hydratase/isomerase family protein, producing MYDMPREIDVRADGGLRIITLNRPDDLNAVNDNLHVGLARLWQRLSDDPTARAAVLTGSGRAFSAGGDFAYLAELAQDAELRAKTIRDGREIVLGMARCRIPVIAAVNGPAVGLGCSLVALSDIVYIAEDAFLADPHVQVGLVAADGGPLTWPLHISLMLAKEYALTGTKIGAARAVELGLANHVAADPLAEATVCAQRIMTLPQQAVESTKRLLNIHLERAVLASLDYALSAEHQSFTTDDFRSIVSKLNSGKN from the coding sequence ATGTATGACATGCCAAGGGAAATCGACGTGCGCGCCGACGGCGGACTGCGGATCATCACGCTGAACCGCCCCGACGACCTCAACGCGGTCAACGACAACCTGCACGTCGGACTTGCGCGGTTGTGGCAGCGACTGTCCGATGATCCCACCGCCCGCGCGGCGGTGCTGACCGGCAGCGGCCGGGCGTTCTCGGCCGGCGGCGATTTCGCCTATCTTGCCGAATTGGCGCAAGACGCGGAATTGCGCGCCAAGACGATCAGGGATGGCCGCGAGATTGTGCTGGGCATGGCTCGCTGCCGGATCCCGGTCATCGCCGCGGTCAACGGACCGGCCGTTGGTTTGGGCTGCAGCCTGGTCGCGTTGAGTGACATCGTCTACATCGCCGAAGACGCCTTCCTCGCAGACCCGCACGTACAAGTGGGTCTGGTGGCCGCCGATGGCGGACCACTGACTTGGCCGCTGCACATCAGTCTGATGCTGGCCAAGGAATATGCGTTGACAGGCACCAAGATCGGCGCCGCGCGCGCCGTCGAACTCGGTCTGGCCAACCACGTCGCCGCCGACCCGCTGGCCGAGGCCACCGTCTGCGCCCAACGCATCATGACGCTGCCGCAACAGGCCGTCGAAAGCACCAAGCGGCTGCTCAACATTCACTTGGAACGGGCCGTGCTGGCCAGCTTGGACTACGCGTTGTCCGCCGAACATCAGTCCTTCACCACCGACGATTTCCGCTCCATCGTCAGCAAGCTGAATTCGGGCAAGAATTAG
- a CDS encoding SDR family NAD(P)-dependent oxidoreductase gives MALEQFRLDGQVAIVTGAGKGVGQGIARVLGEAGATVVGTARTESDVVGTIADIEKAGGNGLALVADAMSRADSTRVVETTMERFARIDILVNNVGGSTYARFLDITDEDFRHTFDWCVTSAFIMGQLVAPHMLSAGHGSIINISSGSARFGIRALTAYCVAKGGLEALTRAMAQELAPKIRVNAIALGSFATDGLQSSLDLMPGSLEKMKEATPLHRLGDVEDLGRLCVYLSTRDCYATNATFHVDGGIDSNNSPLPIPDY, from the coding sequence ATGGCACTCGAACAGTTCCGGCTGGATGGCCAGGTCGCGATCGTCACCGGCGCGGGAAAAGGCGTCGGTCAGGGCATCGCGAGAGTGCTGGGAGAGGCCGGCGCAACGGTCGTCGGTACGGCCCGCACCGAATCCGACGTCGTGGGCACGATCGCCGACATAGAGAAAGCCGGGGGCAACGGCCTGGCCCTGGTCGCCGACGCGATGAGTCGTGCGGACAGCACCCGCGTAGTGGAGACCACGATGGAGCGCTTCGCCCGCATCGACATTCTGGTCAACAACGTCGGCGGATCAACGTATGCACGGTTTCTCGACATCACCGACGAAGATTTCCGACACACCTTCGACTGGTGCGTCACGTCGGCATTCATCATGGGCCAGTTGGTGGCGCCGCACATGCTCAGCGCCGGACACGGCTCGATCATCAACATATCGTCGGGGTCCGCCAGGTTCGGCATTCGCGCGCTCACCGCCTATTGCGTGGCCAAGGGCGGGTTGGAAGCGCTGACCCGCGCCATGGCACAGGAGTTGGCGCCGAAGATTCGCGTCAATGCGATTGCTCTCGGATCCTTCGCCACTGACGGCTTGCAAAGCAGCTTGGACTTGATGCCGGGATCGCTGGAGAAGATGAAGGAAGCCACTCCTTTGCATCGGCTCGGTGACGTCGAAGACCTCGGACGCCTCTGCGTATACCTGTCCACGCGCGACTGTTACGCGACCAACGCGACATTCCACGTCGACGGTGGCATCGACTCGAATAATTCACCACTGCCGATTCCCGACTACTGA
- a CDS encoding proline iminopeptidase-family hydrolase, with amino-acid sequence MTQREGTIAVPGGNVWYRRVGPRSPGTGLPLLVVHGGPGLPHDYLNALQRLADEREVIYWDQLGCGKSDRPSDARLWTMQRSVAEMDAVVRGLALHRFHLFGNSWGGMLAQQYVLDVPSPVASFVISNSTASIPLFAENVARLKLELDAATQAAIDRHEAAGTTHSAEYQAAIKTWNETYLCRKRPWPAELQDAFRNMGIEIFETMFGPSDFRITGTVRDWDVVARLSEITIPTLLLAGRYDECSPEEMRDMQQRIAGSRFELFESSSHMPFIEEPDRFDRVMREFLRGHD; translated from the coding sequence GTGACGCAACGGGAGGGGACCATCGCGGTCCCGGGCGGCAATGTCTGGTACCGGCGGGTCGGACCCCGGAGTCCTGGCACCGGTCTGCCGCTGCTCGTCGTGCATGGCGGCCCCGGGCTCCCTCACGACTATTTGAACGCGCTGCAACGCTTGGCCGACGAACGTGAAGTCATCTACTGGGATCAGCTGGGCTGCGGAAAATCCGACCGGCCATCCGACGCCCGCCTTTGGACGATGCAACGCTCGGTCGCCGAGATGGACGCCGTCGTGCGGGGGCTGGCCTTGCACCGCTTCCACCTCTTCGGCAACTCCTGGGGCGGGATGCTGGCCCAGCAGTACGTCCTGGACGTGCCGTCACCCGTCGCGAGTTTCGTCATCTCCAACAGCACAGCGTCGATACCGTTGTTCGCCGAGAACGTGGCGCGATTGAAATTGGAGTTGGATGCGGCGACCCAGGCCGCCATCGACCGCCACGAGGCTGCCGGCACAACCCATTCCGCGGAGTACCAGGCCGCGATCAAGACGTGGAATGAGACCTACCTGTGCCGCAAGCGGCCCTGGCCTGCCGAACTTCAGGACGCTTTCCGCAACATGGGCATCGAAATATTCGAGACGATGTTCGGGCCGAGCGACTTTCGCATCACCGGGACGGTGCGAGATTGGGATGTGGTAGCGCGCTTGAGTGAAATCACGATTCCCACACTGCTTTTGGCGGGCCGGTACGACGAATGCTCTCCCGAGGAGATGCGCGACATGCAGCAGCGCATCGCGGGGTCGCGGTTCGAGTTGTTCGAGTCGAGTTCGCACATGCCCTTCATCGAAGAACCGGACCGATTCGATCGTGTGATGCGGGAGTTCTTACGCGGCCACGATTGA
- a CDS encoding thiolase family protein, which translates to MPEAVIVSALRTPIGTARKGTLRDTSAFDLAHHLVSEAATDLDADSVDDVILGEGMYGGGVVARHAAITAGLNQVPGLANNRHCAAGQAAVQSAAASIRAGMDELVIAGGVNSASTSPRSKMNVDGEWVDWFPPTHPDRPDAPNMDMSITVGWNAAVKAGVSREEMDAWALRSHQHAIAAIDEGRFKEEIVPIETPHGVFAVDEHPRRDTSMEKLAALKPLHPEIEGFSITAGNACGANDGAAVLTIASDRLGLPALATVRSWASVGVDPALTGLAPVDAIPKALKRAGLSITDVDLFEINEAFASMCVATIKLLELDPDRVNVSGSGCSLGHPVAATGARMLVTLVHELRRRGGGVGVAAMCAGGGMGSATVIEVPAP; encoded by the coding sequence GTGCCTGAAGCCGTGATCGTGTCCGCCCTGCGCACCCCCATCGGGACCGCCCGGAAAGGGACGTTGCGCGACACCAGCGCATTTGATTTGGCGCACCATCTGGTGAGTGAAGCCGCGACAGACCTCGACGCCGATTCGGTCGACGATGTGATCCTGGGCGAAGGCATGTACGGCGGCGGAGTGGTGGCCCGCCACGCGGCTATCACCGCAGGCCTGAACCAGGTACCCGGGCTGGCCAACAATCGGCACTGTGCGGCGGGACAGGCGGCGGTGCAGAGCGCGGCGGCCAGCATCCGGGCGGGGATGGACGAACTCGTCATCGCCGGCGGGGTGAACTCGGCGTCCACCTCACCGCGGTCGAAGATGAACGTCGACGGCGAGTGGGTCGACTGGTTCCCCCCGACGCACCCCGACCGGCCCGACGCCCCGAATATGGACATGTCCATCACCGTGGGCTGGAACGCCGCGGTCAAAGCCGGTGTCAGCCGGGAGGAAATGGACGCATGGGCGCTGCGTTCGCATCAACATGCGATCGCCGCGATCGACGAAGGCCGCTTCAAGGAAGAGATCGTTCCCATTGAGACGCCGCACGGTGTGTTCGCGGTGGACGAGCATCCACGCCGCGACACCAGCATGGAGAAACTGGCCGCGCTCAAGCCGTTGCATCCGGAGATAGAAGGCTTTTCCATCACCGCGGGCAACGCCTGTGGCGCCAACGACGGGGCAGCGGTGCTGACCATCGCCAGCGACAGGCTGGGCCTGCCGGCATTGGCGACCGTGCGTTCATGGGCATCCGTGGGCGTCGACCCGGCGCTGACCGGCTTGGCGCCCGTCGATGCCATCCCGAAAGCCCTGAAGCGAGCGGGCCTTTCGATCACCGACGTCGACCTGTTCGAGATCAACGAGGCGTTCGCCTCGATGTGCGTGGCCACCATCAAATTGCTCGAGCTGGATCCCGACCGGGTCAATGTCAGCGGCAGCGGTTGCTCGCTGGGGCACCCGGTCGCGGCGACCGGCGCCCGGATGCTGGTGACGCTGGTGCATGAACTGCGCCGCCGCGGTGGAGGAGTCGGTGTCGCCGCGATGTGCGCGGGTGGCGGCATGGGCTCCGCGACGGTCATCGAGGTCCCGGCCCCGTGA
- a CDS encoding dihydrodipicolinate reductase, whose protein sequence is MRRVVQFSTGNVGQHSLRAIIGRPDLELVGVHAASREKIGRDAAELCGLSTPTGIIATDDIDTLIALEPDCVVYTAQGETRPVETIGQMSRFLAAGINIAATSMVWLVTPRQAEDWLRVPLEQACAAGNASLYVNGIDPGYSGDTEVHSALSLVTRATSITVQEIFDYGNYDDYEFTGKSMGFGMTPDADTPMLFLPGVITTMWGGPIRNLAEQLGIELDEIRQRTEPWYTDERIECKMATVEPGQMAAARFAVEGVRDGAPVITMEHINRLTAAAAPDWEYPPDNQPGVHRVVVEGDPRVEINTHVCHPAFDVTEAGCMSTAARVVNAIDWICRAPAGLLAVEDIPQAAVIRGLMW, encoded by the coding sequence ATGCGTCGAGTCGTGCAGTTCTCCACCGGAAACGTTGGGCAGCACTCCCTGCGAGCAATCATCGGCCGGCCGGATCTGGAGTTGGTGGGTGTCCACGCGGCAAGCCGAGAGAAGATCGGTCGGGACGCCGCCGAACTGTGCGGACTGAGCACACCGACCGGCATCATCGCCACCGATGACATCGACACACTGATCGCGCTCGAGCCCGACTGCGTGGTCTACACCGCACAAGGCGAGACGCGCCCGGTGGAAACCATCGGGCAGATGTCGAGATTCCTTGCCGCCGGAATCAACATCGCCGCAACGTCGATGGTGTGGCTGGTGACCCCCCGGCAGGCAGAGGATTGGCTGCGGGTACCGCTGGAGCAAGCCTGTGCGGCAGGCAACGCCTCCCTCTACGTCAACGGGATCGATCCCGGATACTCCGGTGACACCGAAGTGCACTCCGCGCTGAGTCTGGTTACCCGCGCAACGTCGATCACCGTTCAAGAGATCTTCGACTACGGCAATTATGACGACTACGAATTCACCGGCAAGTCAATGGGTTTCGGCATGACACCGGACGCCGATACACCAATGCTCTTCTTGCCCGGCGTCATCACAACCATGTGGGGCGGCCCGATACGCAACCTGGCTGAGCAACTTGGCATCGAACTCGACGAAATTCGTCAACGCACCGAACCGTGGTACACCGACGAACGCATCGAGTGCAAGATGGCGACGGTAGAGCCCGGACAGATGGCCGCGGCACGGTTCGCCGTCGAAGGTGTGCGTGACGGTGCGCCGGTGATCACGATGGAACACATCAATCGGCTCACCGCCGCCGCCGCCCCAGACTGGGAGTATCCGCCGGACAACCAGCCCGGTGTGCATCGCGTCGTCGTGGAAGGTGACCCCCGCGTCGAGATCAACACGCACGTCTGCCACCCGGCGTTCGACGTGACCGAAGCGGGATGCATGTCCACCGCTGCGCGAGTGGTCAATGCCATCGATTGGATCTGCCGTGCGCCAGCAGGATTGCTCGCCGTGGAGGACATCCCGCAGGCAGCCGTCATCCGCGGATTGATGTGGTGA